The following proteins are encoded in a genomic region of Streptococcus sp. 29892:
- a CDS encoding CpXC domain-containing protein — translation MKSQVLYFPYKNKTIIQYCADGNFDVLSMQICSLITEGVNLSEYKMRVVSDIESFVEKVQIVSSGYDDRAIELMKFMNSPLEDGDIQFNYEHMIFTKVGHESYQFMFINNQIAVASLDFSQEQYEYYLADVEDLETNTYYIDSRWAESFSRTSLM, via the coding sequence TCCCTATAAAAACAAAACAATTATTCAGTATTGTGCAGATGGAAATTTTGATGTGCTTTCTATGCAAATATGCTCCTTGATTACTGAGGGTGTTAATCTCAGTGAGTATAAAATGCGAGTTGTTTCGGATATAGAGTCTTTCGTTGAGAAGGTACAGATTGTTTCATCTGGGTATGATGATAGAGCAATTGAGCTTATGAAGTTTATGAATAGTCCTCTGGAGGATGGTGATATTCAGTTTAACTATGAACATATGATTTTCACCAAGGTTGGACATGAAAGCTATCAATTTATGTTTATTAATAACCAAATTGCAGTAGCATCTCTCGACTTTTCTCAAGAACAATATGAGTACTACCTTGCTGATGTTGAGGACCTAGAAACTAATACATATTACATAGACTCTAGGTGGGCGGAATCATTTTCTCGTACCAGTTTGATGTAA
- a CDS encoding recombinase family protein: MVRRNSKITRQQKKIRDAFVSERTVEIIPAKREFTDVKTKKLRVAAYCRVSTFDESQSGSFELQKQTYIERVNSNPDWILAGIYADQGASGTSIKRREQFQQMLHDCRCGKIDLIIVKSVSRFARNQLDFISIYRELRALSPPVGIYIEDINLNTLDTNSEFILGIMAIVAQGESEQKSASITWSVIERFKRGIPMIPTHNLLGYTKDQYGRVVIDETEAKIVRLIYDSYIEGMTASEIASTLMTNHIPTVTGLERWTSLAVYNILRNEKYKGEIIMQKTYTVDCFSHKTRKNNGEKPKYRLKNGIPSIIPESRWDLVQELLKQPRRKSKSTSEIFVPKLYIKKLKSGKLRDFVVLDPSWKSEDIQEVFK; this comes from the coding sequence ATGGTAAGACGGAATTCTAAAATTACTCGTCAACAGAAGAAAATTCGAGATGCATTTGTATCTGAGAGAACTGTTGAAATTATTCCTGCAAAGCGAGAGTTCACTGATGTTAAAACTAAGAAGTTGCGTGTTGCTGCCTATTGTCGAGTAAGTACTTTTGACGAATCTCAGTCAGGTAGTTTTGAACTTCAAAAACAAACCTATATTGAAAGAGTCAATAGTAATCCTGATTGGATACTGGCTGGAATCTATGCTGACCAAGGAGCATCAGGAACATCAATCAAACGACGTGAACAATTCCAACAGATGCTTCATGATTGTAGATGTGGGAAGATTGACTTGATAATCGTTAAGAGTGTTAGCAGGTTTGCTCGCAATCAGCTAGATTTCATTAGTATTTACCGAGAGTTGAGGGCACTATCCCCTCCAGTTGGAATATATATCGAAGATATAAATTTGAATACACTTGATACGAATAGTGAATTCATTCTTGGTATTATGGCCATAGTAGCTCAAGGTGAGAGTGAACAAAAAAGTGCGTCAATTACATGGTCTGTAATTGAACGCTTTAAAAGAGGGATACCAATGATTCCTACCCATAACCTTCTTGGGTATACGAAAGACCAGTATGGTCGAGTAGTGATAGATGAGACAGAAGCAAAAATTGTTCGCCTAATATATGATTCGTACATTGAAGGTATGACTGCAAGTGAGATTGCCTCAACTTTAATGACTAATCATATACCAACAGTTACTGGTTTGGAGCGTTGGACAAGTTTAGCTGTTTATAATATTCTCAGGAATGAGAAATATAAAGGCGAAATCATCATGCAGAAGACATATACTGTTGATTGTTTTAGTCATAAAACACGGAAAAATAATGGTGAAAAGCCAAAATATCGATTAAAAAATGGAATTCCCTCAATCATACCAGAATCAAGATGGGATTTAGTTCAAGAATTACTCAAGCAACCTAGAAGAAAATCGAAATCTACTTCTGAGATATTTGTACCTAAACTCTACATCAAGAAACTCAAATCTGGTAAGTTGAGGGATTTTGTTGTACTTGATCCTAGTTGGA